One part of the Malus sylvestris chromosome 2, drMalSylv7.2, whole genome shotgun sequence genome encodes these proteins:
- the LOC126594639 gene encoding FRIGIDA-like protein 4a isoform X1, which translates to MGTEVVVTTDRVQKFFEDLEAQRAILSTSTKLFTTLSDHFDSLQKSISENSHSLESKIQSLESRSRETLQSLDHREASIPERESSAAARIEEQKAAALAEVEKNVSGDLDLPETLKSFCRKMDSQGLVKFIVSKRKESISLRAEIVQAIAEAVDPPRLVLDALEDFLDSKAKKFGVTDKRWACGLLVQALFPEGKPNAAAKGPEFSRSMVERAAGIADTWKAQMDGDSNGGGGTLGAAEAVMFVQMLVGFRLKEKFGEEFFRKLVMEHAARRDMAKLARALEFGEKMGDVIDELVKNGKEIEAVYFASESDLTERFPPVSLLKSYLKNSRKNAATILKNGNNCVAAAEESSTFELNSIKAIIKCVEDHKLESEFSLENLRKRATHLEKARTERKKRSASSSRPHNNKRAYGGSRGGGSGSGGGGGRGVGQSSSRPAKAAKFSNAYPSTRRNSNPLPQHSPATRYSGPYNYPSQSVYDGPTVASYGSTYGAPPAQSPAALPSQHYSGDSMGAAGFRSSGAYGGQTNYGPYDYASAAPPAYQPPSYPQ; encoded by the exons ATGGGGACCGAAGTGGTGGTCACGACGGACCGAGTCCAGAAGTTCTTCGAGGACCTGGAGGCGCAGAGGGCGATTCTCTCCACCTCTACCAAGCTTTTCACAACCCTCTCCGACCACTTTGATTCCCTCCAGAAATCCATTTCCGAGAATTCCCATTCCCTCGAATCCAAAATCCAATCCCTGGAATCCCGTTCCCGCGAAACCTTACAATCCCTCGACCACCGCGAGGCCTCCATCCCGGAGCGCGAGTCCTCCGCCGCCGCTCGAATCGAGGAGCAGAAAGCCGCGGCCTTGGCCGAGGTGGAGAAGAATGTTTCCGGGGATTTGGATTTGCCGGAGACCCTGAAATCGTTTTGCAGGAAAATGGACTCCCAGGGTTTGGTGAAGTTCATCGTTTCGAAGAGGAAGGAATCAATATCGCTCAGGGCAGAGATTGTACAGGCGATTGCGGAGGCGGTGGATCCGCCAAGATTGGTGCTTGATGCATTGGAAGATTTTTTGGATTCTAAAGCTAAGAAATTCGGGGTTACCGATAAGCGGTGGGCATGCGGGCTGTTAGTTCAGGCTCTGTTTCCGGAGGGTAAGCCCAATGCTGCCGCGAAAGGGCCGGAGTTTTCTAGGAGCATGGTGGAGAGAGCGGCGGGGATTGCAGATACGTGGAAGGCGCAGATGGATGGAGATTCAAACGGTGGTGGCGGGACATTGGGGGCTGCGGAGGCGGTGATGTTTGTGCAAATGCTCGTTGGGTTTCGATTGAAAGAGAAGTTCGGTGAGGAGTTCTTTAGGAAGTTGGTAATGGAGCACGCAGCGAGGAGGGATATGGCAAAGCTAGCAAGGGCTCTAGAATTCGGAGAGAAAATGGGAG ATGTCATTGATGAGTTAGTGAAGAATGGCAAGGAGATAGAGGCTGTATATTTTGCTTCTGAGTCTGATTTGACTGAGAGATTTCCTCCTGTTTCTCTGCTCAAGTCATATCTCAAGAACTCCAGAAAGAATGCTGCGACCATTTTGAAGAATGGCAATAATTGTGTGGCTGCTGCT GAGGAGTCGAGCACATTTGAGTTGAATTCCATCAAAGCAATCATCAAATGTGTAGAAGACCACAAGCTTGAATCAGAGTTTTCTCTTGAGAACTTAAGAAAGCGGGCCACTCATCTGGAGAAGGCCAGGacagaaaggaagaagagatcaGCATCTTCCAGCAGGCCTCATAATAATAAGCGAGCCTACGGTGGCAGTCGAGGTGGTGGCAGCGGCAGTGGCGGGGGTGGTGGCCGAGGGGTTGGACAGTCTTCTTCCCGCCCTGCCAAAGCCGCCAAGTTTTCCAATGCGTACCCCTCCACCCGCAGGAACTCAAATCCTCTTCCACAGCATAGCCCCGCAACAAGATACTCTGGTCCTTATAATTACCCGAGCCAAAGTGTGTACGATGGTCCAACAGTAGCATCATATGGATCAACATACGGAGCTCCCCCTGCTCAAAGCCCCGCTGCTCTTCCGTCGCAACACTACTCTGGGGACAGCATGGGTGCTGCCGGTTTCCGAAGTAGTGGTGCTTATGGTGGCCAGACCAACTACGGGCCATATGATTACGCAAGTGCTGCTCCACCAGCATACCAGCCTCCTTCGTATCCGCAATAG
- the LOC126594623 gene encoding casein kinase 1-like protein HD16 produces the protein MPDLRSGVRRSKRINYVQEDPAVLVPAVRPGAGKVLTGKGRGRGSRALNQVKNSKLFGAGVGGQGHTGLGFPERELAPVHDELVDQKGAQKLVAMEDEGSTSPLPDRVQVGKSPLYKLDRKLGKGGFGQVYVGRRMTGGLGCSGADAYEVALKLESKNGKGCSHGPPYEWQVYSTLNGCYGLPLVHYKGQQGEYYILVMDMLGPSLWDVWNSRNQLLSEEMVACIAVEAISILQQLHTRGFVHGDVKPENFLLGLPGTPNEKKLYLVDLGLASRWRDGSSGRHVDYDQKPDVFRGTVRYASVHAHLGRTGSRRDDLESLAYTLIFLLRGKLPWQGYNGENKGFLVCKKKMATSAETLCSLCPPPFQQFLEMVTNMKFDEEPNYLKLISLFDNSIGTIASLRPIRTDGAAKAGQKRGRLPVDSVDDEQPKKKVRQGSPATQWISVYNTRSSMKQRYHYNVLDQRLDQHIDKGKEDGLYISCVASSVNMWAIVMDAGTGFTSQVYERSSIFLHKEWIMEQWDKNYYITSLAGTLNGSALVVMSQGVPYTQQSYKVSDVFPFKWINKKWKEGFSVTSMTTAGSRWGIVMSRNAGYSGQVVELDFLYPSEGIHRRWENGYRITSTAATEDQAAFILSVPKKKSPDVAQETLRTSIFPTYQVKEKWLKNLYIASICYGRTVS, from the exons ATGCCAGATTTAAGAAGTGGAGTTCGACGTTCAAAGAGGATCAATTATGTCCAGGAAGATCCTGCTGTTCTAGTTCCAGCTGTGCGGCCTGGTGCTGGAAAAG TTCTGACTGGTAAAGGTAGGGGTAGAGGGTCTAGAGCCCTGAATCAAGTTAAGAATTCCAAGCTATTTGGTGCTGGGGTTGGTGGCCAAGGGCATACAGGTTTGGGCTTTCCAGAAAGAGAATTAGCGCCGGTTCACGACGAGTTGGTAGATCAGAAAGGTGCACAGAAATTGGTTGCTATGGAGGATGAAGGAAGCACTAGTCCACTTCCGGACAGA gtaCAAGTTGGCAAATCTCCCTTGTACAAGCTAGACAGAAAGTTGGGGAAAGGGGGTTTTGGACAAGTTTATGTGGGAAGAAGGATGACTGGCGGCTTAGGGTGCTCTGGGGCTGATGCCTATGAG GTTGCTCTGAAGCTTGAAAGTAAAAATGGTAAAGGTTGCAGCCACGGCCCTCCTTATGAGTGGCAAGTATACAG TACTCTTAATGGATGCTATGGGCTTCCCCTCGTCCATTACAAAGGTCAACAGGGAGAGTACTATATCCTA GTCATGGATATGCTAGGCCCAAGTTTATGGGATGTTTGGAATTCCCGCAATCAGTT GCTGTCTGAAGAGATGGTTGCTTGTATAGCAGTGGAGGCAATCTCTATTCTGCAGCAGCTTCACACTAGAGG TTTTGTGCATGGAGATGTTAAGCCAGAAAACTTTTTACTTGGTCTACCTGGAACACCTAATGAGAAGAAGTTATATCTTGTTGATCTTGGTTTGG CTTCCAGATGGAGAGATGGGTCTTCTGGACGTCATGTTGATTATGACCAAAAACCTGATGTTTTCAG GGGAACTGTACGTTATGCAAGTGTACACGCTCATTTAGGAAGGACAGGGAGCCGAAGGGATGACCTTGAATCGTTAGCTTATACCCTAATATTTCTCCTTAGAGGAAAGCTTCCCTGGCAAGGCTACAAT GGAGAGAACAAAGGTTTTCTTGTTTGCAAGAAGAAGATGGCAACTTCTGCTGAGACGCTATGCAGCTTATGCCCTCCCCCTTTTCAACAGTTTCTTGAGATGGTTACCAATATGAAATTTGATGAAGAACCAAATTACTTAAAGCTTATTTCCCTTTTTGATAACAGCATTGGCACAATTGCCTCTCTGCGACCTATCAGAACTGATGGAGCTGCAAAG GCGGGTCAAAAAAGGGGAAGATTGCCTGTTGACTCAGTAGATGATGAGCAGCCTAAGAAAAAAGTTCGCCAAGGTAGTCCAGCTACTCAGTGGATCTCGGTCTATAATACCAGATCATCAATGAAACAAAG GTATCACTACAATGTTTTGGATCAAAGACTGGACCAGCACATTGATAAAGGAAAGGAAGATGGTTTGTATATTAGTTGTGTCGCTTCATCTGTGAATATGTGGGCTATCGTCATGGATGCTGGGACTGGCTTCACATCCCAAGTTTATGAACGATCATCTATTTTCTTGCACAAG GAATGGATAATGGAACAATGGGACAAGAACTACTATATTACTTCACTTGCTGGCACATTAAATGGCAGTGCTCTGGTGGTAATGTCCCAAG GTGTTCCTTATACTCAACAATCCTACAAAGTCAGTGATGTGTTCCCTTTCAAATGGATTAATAAGAAGTGGAAAGAAGGTTTCTCTGTTACCTCCATGACTACTGCAGGTAGCAGATGGGGTATTGTCATGTCCCGAAATGCAGGTTATTCTGGTCAG GTTGTCGAACTTGATTTCCTGTATCCCAGTGAAGGAATCCATAGAAGATGGGAGAACGGATATCGGATTACCTCCACTGCGGCTACGGAGGATCAAGCTGCATTCATACTTAGTGTACCCAAGAAGAAATCACCAGATGTGGCTCAAGAAACTCTGCGGACATCGATTTTTCCAACTTACCAAGTGAAG GAAAAATGGTTAAAGAATCTCTACATTGCATCTATCTGCTACGGGAGAACGGTGTCTTGA